The proteins below come from a single Salipiger abyssi genomic window:
- the pqqD gene encoding pyrroloquinoline quinone biosynthesis peptide chaperone PqqD has product MSPADIPALPRGVRLHWDRVRETWVLLAPERTVTLDTVAHAILSELDGIRSFGEITAALAAKYNAPQEQIAADSAGFLGALHTRRFLDLR; this is encoded by the coding sequence ATGTCGCCCGCCGACATCCCCGCCCTGCCCCGCGGCGTGCGCCTGCACTGGGACCGGGTGCGCGAGACCTGGGTGCTGCTGGCGCCGGAACGCACCGTCACACTCGATACGGTGGCCCATGCCATCCTGTCGGAGCTCGACGGTATCCGCAGCTTTGGCGAGATCACCGCGGCACTGGCGGCGAAATACAACGCCCCGCAGGAACAGATCGCCGCCGACAGCGCCGGGTTCCTCGGCGCGCTGCACACCCGCCGCTTTCTGGATCTGCGATGA
- the pqqC gene encoding pyrroloquinoline-quinone synthase PqqC: MTQTRDAFEARLRQIGAERYHDLHPFHHRLHGGGCTPDEVRAWVINRYYYQHSIPMKDAAFMSRVEDPALRRAWRSRIEDHDGTDTNEGGIRRWLRLAEAVGLDPDYVASCEGVLPATKFAVDAYVRFVRDKTLLEAVAASLTELFAPAIHANRIEGLLENYDFADDSSLSYFRNRLKEAPKDVAFGLKWVLDHADTAEKQEMAAKALIFKTDVLWSQLDALWGAYVEPARIPPGAWRPGEGLRAAEAA; the protein is encoded by the coding sequence ATGACCCAGACACGCGACGCGTTCGAGGCAAGGCTGCGGCAGATCGGCGCCGAGCGCTATCACGATCTGCACCCGTTTCATCACCGACTGCATGGCGGCGGCTGCACGCCCGACGAGGTGCGTGCCTGGGTGATCAACCGCTATTACTACCAGCATTCTATCCCGATGAAGGACGCGGCTTTCATGTCCCGCGTCGAGGATCCGGCCCTGCGCCGCGCCTGGCGCAGCCGGATCGAGGATCACGACGGCACCGACACCAACGAGGGCGGCATCCGCCGCTGGCTGCGGCTGGCGGAGGCGGTGGGGCTCGACCCCGATTATGTCGCCTCCTGCGAGGGCGTGCTGCCGGCGACGAAATTCGCGGTCGACGCCTATGTGCGCTTTGTCCGCGACAAGACGCTGCTCGAGGCCGTCGCCGCCTCGCTCACCGAGCTGTTCGCCCCCGCGATCCACGCCAATCGCATCGAGGGGCTGCTCGAGAATTACGATTTCGCCGATGACAGCTCGCTGAGCTATTTCCGCAACCGGCTGAAGGAGGCGCCCAAAGACGTGGCCTTCGGGCTGAAATGGGTGCTCGACCATGCGGACACCGCCGAGAAACAGGAGATGGCGGCGAAAGCGCTGATCTTCAAAACCGATGTGCTCTGGTCGCAGCTCGATGCGCTCTGGGGCGCCTATGTCGAGCCCGCCCGCATCCCGCCCGGCGCCTGGCGCCCCGGCGAGGGGCTGCGTGCCGCCGAGGCCGCGTGA
- the pqqB gene encoding pyrroloquinoline quinone biosynthesis protein PqqB, translating to MTFRARILGAAAGGGLPQWNCGCANCNAARAGEIPAQTQSSLAVSANGVDWAVLNASPDIRAQFAATPELHPTGLREMPLCSVLLTNGDIDHVAGLLTLREMQAFTLYATPGIHEVLAANPIFSALNPEVVTRADVALDSPAEIAPGLTATLFAVPGKVPLYLEGEEVQTDLMGEQTVGVELKAGADTAYYIPGCARLDDTLRDRLSGATLVFFDGTLWRDDEMVRAGLGQKTGKRMGHMSMSGPDGSIAAFAGLDIGRKVFVHMNNTNPVLRPGSEERRQAEAAGWTIGQDGMEVTA from the coding sequence ATGACGTTCCGCGCGCGCATTCTCGGGGCGGCTGCCGGCGGCGGGCTGCCGCAATGGAACTGCGGCTGCGCCAATTGCAACGCCGCGCGTGCCGGAGAGATCCCGGCGCAGACGCAGAGCTCGCTGGCCGTGTCCGCCAATGGCGTGGACTGGGCGGTGCTCAACGCCTCGCCAGATATCCGCGCCCAGTTTGCCGCCACGCCAGAGCTGCACCCGACGGGACTGCGCGAGATGCCGCTCTGTTCGGTGCTGCTGACCAATGGCGATATCGACCATGTGGCGGGGCTTTTGACGCTGCGCGAAATGCAGGCGTTTACGCTCTACGCCACGCCCGGCATCCACGAGGTGCTGGCGGCGAACCCGATTTTCTCCGCGCTGAACCCCGAGGTGGTGACCCGCGCCGATGTGGCGCTCGACAGCCCCGCCGAGATCGCGCCCGGGCTCACGGCCACGCTCTTCGCCGTGCCCGGCAAGGTGCCGCTCTATCTGGAGGGCGAGGAGGTGCAGACCGATCTCATGGGCGAGCAGACCGTGGGGGTCGAGCTGAAGGCCGGCGCGGATACGGCCTATTACATCCCCGGCTGCGCGCGGCTCGACGATACGCTGCGCGACAGGCTGTCCGGCGCCACGCTGGTGTTTTTCGACGGCACGCTCTGGCGCGATGACGAAATGGTCCGCGCGGGGCTCGGCCAGAAGACCGGTAAGCGTATGGGCCATATGTCGATGAGCGGCCCGGACGGTTCGATCGCCGCCTTCGCCGGGCTCGATATCGGCAGGAAAGTTTTCGTTCACATGAACAACACCAATCCCGTGCTCCGCCCCGGTTCGGAGGAGCGCCGGCAGGCGGAGGCGGCGGGATGGACCATCGGTCAGGACGGCATGGAGGTAACGGCATGA
- the pqqA gene encoding pyrroloquinoline quinone precursor peptide PqqA, which produces MAWSKPVIREIECGMEINMYGPEHDDGVLF; this is translated from the coding sequence ATGGCCTGGAGCAAACCCGTTATCCGCGAAATCGAGTGCGGTATGGAAATCAACATGTACGGCCCGGAACACGACGACGGCGTGCTGTTCTGA